The Deltaproteobacteria bacterium DNA window AATTACTATTCCCAAACCACCAAATTCACCTTTAGTAGACGTCTTAACCTCTGCAAAACTCTCTGGTTTAAGCAAAATTGAATGGGGATCAAGCCTCGATAACATGCCATTAATGGCAGCGTACTCAACATCTTGTCTTTGTTCTGGATCTGGCAATTGATTTTGCAAAAAGCGGAAAATGTCACGTAAAAGCATAGTCACTTCCCACAATTGATCCATATTGCTTAAATCAAAAACCCGTTCTACACTGCCAACTGAAATCTTTACAAATTCAGGAGCCTTCGAGCGATCAACCAAAACTTCTGGTACTGATTTTTCGATATATTCTAAAGCTGCTAAAAACATTTCATATGGGTGTATACGTTCCGGCTCGACATAATTTTCTCTTATAAGCAAAATGACATGACTGAGAATTTGATGCGCGCTTAAATCATACGAAGCAACTGTTGGTATTGGACCTTCTTCAATTGAAGCGCCAGCAGATAAATTCGCATTAATTTGTGAATTTATCTGAAATACTTCCGCTCTATTTGTAATAACAATAATTACCGCGGCAAGCATAACTGCAACGCTTGCAATCCCCATGAATAACCATTTTTTCAAACTTTAACTCCGTCGATGAAAACCTAAAACTTGCAACGCCTTATCTGAAGTTGCTTTTCATCTGACCATTACTCCTACTTTTCAGGTTAGTACCTTGATTGTAACACCGCAAGGAAATCACCAAGAACAATTATTTAATTAGTAAAATAATATCACTAACCAACAATATAATTAAAAAAACGCTAAGCTTTTGACAGTTTTAAATTCATTGCTATGCTTAATATTAGGTGAGAATGCATTTTTTATTTACCCTGCTGTTAGCCTTATTGCTTTGGTCTTGTAAGGGGGCTAGTGCTAGCAGCACAATATCAACCCAACCGGCAAAACCATTTGCCACCCGCAGTACTTTACCCTCCGGTCAACCGTCGCCACTTGGTGTTATTTTGATTACCGTCGATACTATGCGGGCTGATTACCTTTCTAGCTATGGACATACACATGTACTTACACCAAATTTTGATCG harbors:
- a CDS encoding peptidase S41, which codes for MKKWLFMGIASVAVMLAAVIIVITNRAEVFQINSQINANLSAGASIEEGPIPTVASYDLSAHQILSHVILLIRENYVEPERIHPYEMFLAALEYIEKSVPEVLVDRSKAPEFVKISVGSVERVFDLSNMDQLWEVTMLLRDIFRFLQNQLPDPEQRQDVEYAAINGMLSRLDPHSILLKPESFAEVKTSTKGEFGGLGIVI